From Rhodopseudomonas palustris, a single genomic window includes:
- the gcvH gene encoding glycine cleavage system protein GcvH — translation MTTLYTPDHEWLKIEGDVATIGITDYAQEQLGDVVFVELPKVGRAVKKAEAAAVVESVKAASDVYAPITGEVLEVNETLGTEPGLVNSDAGGAAWFFKLKIADKSELDGLMDEAAYKAHTA, via the coding sequence ATGACCACGCTCTACACCCCCGATCATGAATGGCTGAAGATCGAGGGCGATGTCGCCACGATCGGTATCACCGACTACGCCCAGGAACAGCTTGGCGATGTGGTGTTCGTCGAGCTGCCGAAGGTCGGCCGCGCCGTGAAGAAGGCCGAAGCCGCCGCCGTGGTGGAATCGGTGAAGGCCGCCTCCGACGTCTACGCACCGATCACCGGCGAAGTGCTCGAAGTCAACGAGACGCTCGGCACCGAGCCCGGCCTGGTGAATTCCGACGCCGGCGGTGCGGCGTGGTTCTTCAAACTGAAGATCGCCGACAAGAGTGAACTCGACGGTCTGATGGACGAGGCCGCCTACAAGGCTCACACGGCCTGA
- the ybaL gene encoding YbaL family putative K(+) efflux transporter, with translation MPHNGTMEHNTPLISTIVAGLVLAFAFGVVAQRLKISPLVGYLLAGVVIGPFTPGYVADQKLANELAEIGVILLMFGVGLHFSLKDLLEVRAIAIPGAVVQIGAATLLGLGLGHALGWPFGAGLVFGLALSVASTVVLLRALQERRLIDSERGRIAVGWLIVEDIAMVLTLVLLPAVAGLLKGEANSADWQSVLWQVALTLGKVAAFMVFMLVVGRRIIPRMLHYVAHTGSRELFRLAVLAISLGVAFGAAILFDVSLALGAFFAGMILSESELSHRAANETLPLRDAFAVLFFVSVGMLVDPAIVVREPLPLIVTVLIIVFGKSIAAFLIVRLFGHPNMTALTISASLAQIGEFSFILAGLGVALGLMPERGRDLVLAGAIISIMLNPLMFVLLDRFSAKVAAAAEAAKQAAKLAAAAAAPPPPRGHIVLVGYGRVGSNVGTVLRCAGVDLVVIENDDERVMRLQRESVTAINGNAAAQEILDEADVAHARGLVVAIPNAFESGQIVGKARAVNPGLLIVARAHSAEEVAHLKSNGANLVIMGEDEIARAMIAKLGFDAASSDAATSAIAINSATAPASAGAAA, from the coding sequence ATGCCGCACAACGGCACGATGGAGCACAACACCCCTCTGATTTCCACCATTGTGGCCGGCTTGGTGCTGGCATTCGCCTTCGGCGTCGTGGCGCAGCGACTGAAAATCTCGCCGCTGGTTGGTTATCTGCTCGCCGGGGTTGTGATCGGTCCGTTTACGCCGGGCTACGTCGCCGACCAGAAACTCGCCAACGAACTCGCCGAGATCGGGGTGATCCTGCTGATGTTCGGCGTCGGTCTGCACTTCTCGCTGAAGGATCTGCTCGAGGTCAGGGCGATCGCAATTCCAGGCGCGGTGGTGCAGATCGGAGCCGCGACGTTGCTCGGGCTCGGGCTGGGGCACGCGCTCGGCTGGCCGTTCGGCGCCGGCCTGGTGTTCGGCCTGGCGTTGTCGGTGGCGAGTACCGTGGTGCTGTTGCGCGCCCTGCAGGAACGCCGCCTGATCGACAGCGAGCGCGGCCGGATCGCGGTCGGCTGGCTGATCGTCGAAGACATCGCGATGGTGTTGACGCTGGTGCTGCTGCCGGCGGTCGCAGGGCTGCTCAAGGGTGAGGCGAACAGCGCCGATTGGCAGTCGGTGCTGTGGCAGGTGGCCCTGACGCTCGGCAAGGTCGCCGCCTTCATGGTGTTCATGCTGGTGGTCGGCCGCCGGATCATTCCGAGAATGCTGCACTACGTCGCGCATACCGGCTCGCGCGAGCTGTTTCGGTTGGCGGTACTGGCGATCTCGCTCGGCGTTGCGTTCGGCGCGGCGATCTTGTTCGACGTGTCGCTTGCCCTGGGCGCGTTCTTCGCCGGCATGATCCTGTCGGAGTCCGAGCTCAGTCACCGCGCCGCCAACGAGACGTTACCGCTGCGCGACGCGTTCGCGGTTCTGTTCTTCGTCTCGGTCGGCATGCTGGTCGATCCCGCCATCGTCGTCCGCGAGCCGCTGCCGTTGATCGTCACCGTGCTGATCATCGTCTTTGGAAAATCGATCGCCGCGTTCTTGATCGTGCGGTTGTTCGGCCATCCCAACATGACGGCGCTGACGATCTCCGCCTCGCTGGCGCAGATCGGTGAATTCTCCTTCATCCTCGCCGGGCTCGGCGTCGCGCTCGGCCTGATGCCCGAGCGCGGCCGCGATCTGGTGCTGGCAGGCGCGATCATCTCGATCATGCTCAATCCGCTGATGTTCGTTCTACTCGATCGTTTCAGCGCCAAGGTCGCGGCGGCCGCGGAAGCTGCCAAGCAGGCGGCGAAACTGGCGGCGGCGGCCGCTGCCCCGCCGCCGCCGCGCGGCCACATCGTGCTGGTCGGGTACGGCCGGGTCGGCTCCAACGTCGGCACCGTGCTGCGCTGCGCCGGGGTCGATCTGGTGGTGATCGAGAACGACGACGAACGGGTGATGCGGCTGCAGCGCGAGAGCGTCACTGCGATCAACGGCAACGCCGCCGCCCAGGAGATCCTCGACGAAGCCGATGTTGCTCATGCACGCGGTTTGGTCGTGGCGATCCCCAACGCGTTCGAGAGCGGTCAGATCGTCGGCAAGGCGCGCGCAGTCAATCCCGGCCTCCTGATCGTCGCCCGGGCGCATTCGGCCGAGGAAGTGGCGCATCTGAAAAGCAACGGCGCCAATCTGGTGATCATGGGCGAAGACGAAATCGCCCGTGCGATGATCGCCAAGCTCGGCTTCGATGCCGCCAGCAGCGATGCAGCGACCAGCGCCATCGCGATCAATAGCGCCACGGCCCCGGCTTCGGCCGGCGCAGCGGCCTGA
- the alaS gene encoding alanine--tRNA ligase produces the protein MSGVNEIRSTFLNYFAKNGHEIVSSSPLVPRNDPTLMFTNAGMVQFKNVFTGLEKRSYQRATTSQKCVRAGGKHNDLDNVGYTARHLTFFEMLGNFSFGDYFKERAIELAWELITRDFGLNKHQLLVTVYHTDDEAAGYWKKIAGFSDDRIIRIPTSDNFWAMGDTGPCGPCSEIFIDRGEHIFGGPPGSPDEDGDRFLEFWNLVFMQYDQVTKDERVPLPRPSIDTGMGLERMASILQGVDSVFDTDLFRSLIDATASALGRGPTEQDAASFRVIADHLRSSSFLIADGVLPSNEGRGYVLRRIMRRAMRHAQLLGASEPLMWRLVWALVREMGQAYPELVRAEAMIEETMRLEETRFRKTLDRGLAILDEKSAGLKKGDMFDGETAFTLYDTYGFPLDLTQDALRNRGINVDIASFTDAMDRQRAKARASWAGSGEAATEAVWFSLREKFGATEFLGYDTEIAEGVVMALVKDGAEVDVLKAGDAAAIVMNQTPFYAESGGQVGDTGVLTADGVRFLVTETLKKAGDLFVHFGTVEQGTIKLGDALALDVDHARRSAIRANHSATHLLHEALRQVLGDHIAQKGSLVAPDRLRFDFVHQKPITQDELRKVEDIANDIVLENDEVVTRLMAVDDAREAGARALFGEKYGDEVRVVSMGRAAREHGSNALGWSVELCGGTHVKRTGDIGLVSITAESAVASGVRRIEALTGRAARHNANAAISTAKTAAAELRTTLDDMPARIAALMDERKKLERELSEARKKLAMGGSASGDGAAASDVREIGGVKLMARTVQGIEIKDLKGLVDQGKKQIGSGVIALVATSEDGKGSIVVGVTPDLVSRFSAVDLVRKASEVLGGKGGGGKPDMAQAGGPDGSKAGAALEAIAAAIGG, from the coding sequence ATGAGCGGCGTTAACGAAATTCGGTCTACGTTTCTGAACTACTTCGCCAAGAACGGCCACGAGATCGTGTCGTCGTCGCCGCTGGTGCCGCGCAACGACCCGACCTTGATGTTCACCAATGCCGGTATGGTGCAGTTCAAGAACGTGTTCACCGGGCTGGAGAAGCGCTCCTATCAGCGCGCCACCACCTCGCAGAAATGCGTGCGCGCAGGCGGCAAGCACAACGACCTCGATAATGTCGGTTATACCGCCCGACATCTCACTTTCTTCGAAATGCTCGGCAATTTCTCGTTCGGCGATTACTTCAAGGAGCGTGCGATCGAACTCGCCTGGGAGCTGATCACCCGCGATTTCGGCCTGAACAAGCACCAGCTTCTGGTCACCGTCTATCACACTGATGACGAGGCGGCCGGCTACTGGAAGAAGATCGCAGGCTTCTCCGACGACCGCATCATCCGGATTCCGACCTCCGACAATTTCTGGGCGATGGGCGACACCGGCCCGTGCGGCCCATGTTCGGAGATTTTCATCGATCGCGGCGAGCATATTTTCGGCGGCCCGCCCGGCAGCCCCGATGAGGATGGCGACCGATTCCTGGAATTCTGGAATCTGGTGTTCATGCAGTACGACCAGGTGACGAAGGACGAGCGCGTGCCGTTGCCGCGTCCGTCGATCGACACCGGCATGGGCCTGGAGCGGATGGCGTCCATCCTCCAGGGCGTCGACAGCGTGTTCGACACCGACTTGTTCCGCAGCCTGATCGACGCGACCGCGTCCGCGCTCGGCCGCGGCCCGACCGAACAGGACGCCGCGTCGTTCCGCGTCATCGCCGACCACCTGCGCTCGTCGTCGTTCCTGATCGCCGACGGCGTGCTGCCGTCGAACGAAGGCCGCGGCTACGTGCTGCGCCGGATCATGCGCCGTGCGATGCGTCACGCGCAGCTGCTCGGCGCCAGCGAGCCGCTGATGTGGCGGCTGGTGTGGGCGCTGGTGCGCGAGATGGGCCAAGCCTATCCGGAACTGGTGCGCGCCGAGGCGATGATCGAAGAGACGATGCGGCTGGAAGAGACCCGCTTCCGCAAGACGCTCGATCGCGGTCTCGCGATCCTCGACGAGAAGAGCGCCGGCCTGAAGAAGGGTGACATGTTCGACGGCGAGACCGCGTTCACGCTCTACGACACCTACGGCTTCCCGCTGGATCTGACCCAGGATGCCCTGCGCAACCGCGGCATCAATGTCGATATCGCCTCGTTTACCGACGCGATGGACCGCCAGCGTGCCAAGGCACGCGCCTCGTGGGCTGGCTCGGGCGAGGCCGCGACCGAGGCGGTGTGGTTTTCACTTCGTGAGAAGTTCGGCGCCACCGAGTTCCTCGGCTACGACACCGAGATCGCCGAGGGGGTGGTGATGGCGCTGGTCAAAGACGGCGCCGAGGTCGACGTGCTGAAGGCCGGCGATGCCGCTGCGATCGTGATGAACCAGACGCCGTTCTACGCCGAATCCGGTGGTCAGGTCGGCGACACCGGTGTGCTCACCGCCGATGGTGTGCGCTTCCTCGTCACTGAAACGTTGAAGAAGGCCGGCGATCTGTTCGTGCATTTCGGTACCGTCGAGCAGGGGACGATCAAGCTCGGCGACGCGCTGGCGCTCGACGTCGATCACGCCCGCCGCTCGGCGATCCGCGCCAATCACTCGGCGACGCATCTGCTGCACGAGGCGCTGCGCCAGGTGCTCGGCGATCACATCGCCCAGAAGGGGTCGCTGGTCGCGCCCGACCGGCTGCGCTTCGACTTCGTGCATCAGAAGCCGATTACCCAGGACGAGCTGCGTAAGGTCGAGGACATCGCCAACGATATCGTTCTGGAGAACGATGAAGTCGTGACCCGGCTGATGGCGGTGGACGACGCCCGCGAGGCCGGCGCCCGCGCGCTGTTCGGGGAGAAATACGGCGACGAAGTCCGCGTGGTTTCGATGGGGAGGGCGGCGCGCGAGCACGGCTCCAACGCGCTCGGCTGGTCGGTCGAACTGTGTGGCGGCACCCACGTCAAGCGCACCGGCGACATCGGCCTGGTGTCGATCACTGCCGAGAGTGCGGTGGCGTCGGGCGTCCGTCGCATCGAGGCGCTGACCGGCCGTGCGGCGCGGCACAATGCCAACGCGGCGATCTCCACCGCCAAGACGGCGGCTGCCGAGCTGCGGACCACGCTCGACGACATGCCGGCGCGGATCGCCGCGCTGATGGACGAGCGCAAGAAGCTGGAGCGCGAACTCTCCGAGGCGCGCAAGAAGCTGGCGATGGGCGGTTCGGCCTCCGGAGACGGTGCAGCGGCCTCCGACGTCCGCGAAATCGGCGGCGTCAAACTGATGGCGCGGACAGTCCAGGGCATCGAGATCAAGGATCTCAAGGGGCTGGTCGACCAGGGCAAGAAGCAGATCGGCTCCGGTGTGATCGCGCTGGTGGCGACCAGCGAAGACGGCAAGGGGTCGATCGTGGTCGGCGTCACGCCGGATCTCGTGTCGCGGTTCTCGGCGGTCGATCTGGTCCGCAAGGCGTCCGAAGTGCTCGGCGGCAAGGGCGGCGGCGGCAAGCCCGACATGGCGCAGGCCGGCGGTCCCGACGGCTCCAAGGCCGGCGCCGCACTGGAAGCGATCGCGGCCGCCATCGGCGGCTGA
- a CDS encoding cation:proton antiporter domain-containing protein, translating into MAVENGVGVYREALVFLGTAGVLIPVMTRFRVSPVLGFLVAGLVLGPHSLGRIGADVHWLSYVTITSQEAVDRLAELGVAFLLFTIGLELSFDRLWTMRRLVFGLGMSQVVLTTAAISGIALAFGNTVESSLVIGACLALSSTAIVLQLLAEQKRLATVAGRSIFAVLLAQDLAVVPILFLIVVFGKAAGDAAGGGSTGAVWLGLAMALVQAAAAILLIIGFGRLVLRRLFRMVASTNNRELFMATILFVVVGTSLVTHVAGLSMALGAFLAGLVLAETEFRRQVEVDIEPFKGMLLGLFFISVGMRIDLAEVARYPAMVVTSVIGMTALKAMVIAGLAWMFRLSRPVIAEASLLLAGGGEFAFLVLGLASSSGLVTREVEQFMLLVSSGTMMMTPYLARLSRKASARARNAVAVAAGHTDPTPGDSPRIILVGYGRVGRIVGDILSKQGKPFIGIDVDPEAVARARKAGVNVVYGDATQRAFLRKCGLGDAPAMVVTMHDAAAAEHVVAATRAERADLPIIVRARDADHATRLFSLGATEVIREVLEASFEIASTVLQSLGVPAGKVIAAIHEERDIRKKRVREGVTAD; encoded by the coding sequence ATGGCAGTCGAAAACGGTGTCGGAGTTTACCGCGAAGCCCTGGTGTTTCTCGGGACCGCAGGCGTCTTGATCCCGGTGATGACGCGGTTTCGCGTCAGCCCGGTGCTCGGCTTCCTGGTCGCCGGCTTGGTGCTCGGCCCGCACAGCCTGGGCCGAATCGGTGCCGACGTGCACTGGCTGAGCTACGTCACCATCACGTCGCAGGAGGCCGTCGACCGGCTCGCCGAGCTCGGTGTCGCCTTTCTGCTGTTCACCATCGGCCTCGAACTGTCGTTCGACCGGCTGTGGACGATGCGCCGCCTGGTGTTTGGACTCGGCATGTCGCAGGTGGTGCTGACCACTGCGGCGATCAGCGGCATAGCGTTGGCGTTCGGCAACACGGTGGAATCCAGTCTGGTGATCGGCGCCTGTCTGGCGCTGTCCTCGACCGCGATCGTGCTGCAGCTCCTCGCCGAACAGAAGCGACTGGCGACGGTCGCCGGCCGCAGCATCTTCGCTGTGCTGCTCGCGCAGGATCTTGCGGTGGTGCCGATCCTGTTTCTGATCGTGGTATTCGGCAAGGCGGCCGGCGACGCGGCGGGCGGCGGCAGTACAGGCGCGGTGTGGCTCGGCCTGGCGATGGCGCTGGTGCAGGCCGCCGCCGCAATCCTGCTGATTATCGGCTTCGGCCGCCTGGTGCTACGGCGGCTGTTCCGGATGGTCGCCTCGACCAATAACCGCGAATTGTTCATGGCGACGATCCTGTTCGTGGTCGTCGGCACGTCGCTGGTCACCCACGTCGCCGGACTGTCGATGGCGCTCGGCGCGTTCCTGGCCGGGCTGGTGCTGGCGGAAACCGAATTCCGCCGCCAGGTCGAGGTCGATATCGAACCGTTCAAGGGCATGCTGCTCGGGCTGTTTTTCATCTCGGTCGGAATGCGGATTGATCTGGCCGAAGTGGCTCGCTATCCGGCGATGGTGGTCACCTCGGTGATCGGCATGACGGCGCTGAAGGCGATGGTGATCGCCGGCCTGGCCTGGATGTTCCGGCTGTCTCGACCGGTGATCGCCGAGGCCAGCCTGCTGCTCGCCGGCGGCGGCGAGTTCGCGTTCCTGGTACTCGGCCTCGCCAGTTCCAGCGGTCTCGTCACTCGCGAGGTCGAGCAATTCATGCTGCTGGTGTCGTCCGGCACCATGATGATGACGCCGTATCTGGCGCGGCTCAGCCGCAAGGCCAGCGCGCGGGCCCGCAACGCAGTAGCGGTAGCCGCCGGCCACACCGATCCCACCCCGGGCGATTCCCCACGCATCATCCTGGTCGGCTATGGCCGGGTCGGCCGCATCGTCGGCGACATCCTAAGCAAGCAGGGCAAGCCGTTCATCGGCATCGATGTCGATCCCGAAGCGGTGGCACGGGCGCGCAAGGCCGGGGTCAATGTCGTCTACGGCGACGCCACCCAGCGCGCGTTTCTGCGCAAATGCGGGCTCGGCGACGCGCCGGCGATGGTGGTGACGATGCACGATGCCGCAGCCGCAGAACACGTCGTCGCCGCGACCCGTGCCGAGCGCGCCGATCTGCCGATCATCGTCCGCGCTCGCGACGCCGACCACGCCACCCGGCTGTTCAGCCTCGGCGCCACCGAAGTGATCCGCGAAGTGCTCGAAGCCAGCTTCGAGATCGCCTCCACCGTGCTGCAGTCGCTCGGCGTGCCGGCCGGCAAAGTGATCGCTGCGATCCACGAGGAGCGCGACATCCGGAAGAAGCGCGTCCGCGAAGGCGTCACGGCGGACTAG
- the gcvT gene encoding glycine cleavage system aminomethyltransferase GcvT produces MLAGDDTQSLKRTPLYALHVSRGGKMVPFAGYDMPVQYALGVLKEHLHTRSAAGLFDVSHMGQIELRAKSGKLEDAARALEALIPQDIVALPPGRQRYAQFTNESGGILDDLMVTNLGDRLFLVVNAACKDADEAHLRAHLADACDITALTDRALIALQGPKAEAALAKICADVTTMKFMDVAELSLDGLACIVSRSGYTGEDGFEVSVPADGAERLATALLDNPDVLPIGLGARDSLRLEAGLCLYGHDIDTTTTPVEAALSWSIQKSRRGGGARPGGFPGAAAILGQLDSGTARLRVGLRPEGRAPVRENAPLFASAVSAEPIGTVTSGGFGPSLNAPVAMGYLPAALAVRDTVVFAEVRGQRLPLRVVAMPFVPNTYKR; encoded by the coding sequence ATGCTGGCGGGTGACGACACCCAATCTTTGAAACGCACGCCCCTCTATGCGCTGCATGTGTCGCGCGGCGGCAAGATGGTGCCCTTCGCCGGCTACGACATGCCGGTGCAGTACGCGCTTGGCGTGCTGAAGGAACATCTCCACACGCGCAGCGCCGCCGGCCTGTTCGACGTCTCGCATATGGGCCAGATCGAACTGCGGGCGAAGTCCGGCAAGCTCGAAGACGCCGCACGCGCGCTCGAAGCGCTGATCCCGCAGGACATCGTGGCGCTGCCGCCCGGCCGCCAGCGCTACGCGCAGTTCACCAATGAATCCGGCGGGATTCTCGACGACCTGATGGTCACCAATCTCGGCGACCGGCTGTTTCTGGTGGTCAACGCCGCCTGCAAGGACGCCGACGAAGCGCATTTGCGGGCGCATCTGGCGGACGCCTGCGACATCACCGCGCTGACCGATCGGGCGCTGATCGCGCTGCAGGGCCCGAAAGCCGAAGCCGCGCTGGCGAAAATCTGTGCAGACGTCACCACGATGAAGTTCATGGATGTCGCCGAGCTCAGCCTCGACGGCCTTGCCTGCATCGTGTCGCGCTCCGGCTACACCGGCGAAGACGGCTTTGAGGTCTCGGTGCCGGCTGACGGCGCCGAACGGCTTGCGACCGCGCTGCTCGACAACCCGGACGTGCTGCCGATCGGACTCGGAGCCCGGGACAGCCTGCGGCTGGAAGCGGGGCTTTGCCTTTACGGCCACGACATCGACACCACCACCACACCGGTCGAAGCGGCGCTGAGTTGGTCGATTCAGAAGAGCCGCCGCGGTGGGGGCGCCCGCCCCGGCGGCTTCCCCGGCGCCGCGGCGATTCTTGGTCAACTCGACAGCGGCACCGCGCGGCTGCGCGTCGGCCTGCGGCCTGAAGGCCGCGCCCCGGTGCGCGAAAACGCGCCTCTATTCGCCAGCGCCGTTTCCGCCGAGCCGATCGGCACCGTCACCTCCGGCGGCTTCGGGCCGAGCCTGAATGCACCAGTGGCGATGGGCTACCTGCCGGCCGCGCTGGCCGTGCGCGACACTGTCGTTTTCGCCGAAGTGCGCGGCCAGCGTCTGCCGCTGCGCGTCGTGGCAATGCCGTTCGTTCCGAACACCTACAAGCGCTGA
- a CDS encoding GNAT family N-acetyltransferase has protein sequence MDHALAWQVEQACHNAWPSLRCALIGDWLLRFGDGVSRRINSANPLHPGITTIAPQLDAFDRLYRAQALPLIVRLVSLLPPQVERELDTRGFTAEGEACTLYRNLTRERLADATPDVTVAPRADAEWLAAIARLQAQSPSHASVYARVVDAIPLPTGFFALRQDGRIVATACGVLHGDLVVIESVVVDEALRGHGLGRHLMTALLAWASAQGATGACLQVVVDNSAGRALYAGLGFDQELYRYHFRRAPTK, from the coding sequence GTGGATCACGCATTGGCGTGGCAGGTCGAACAGGCCTGCCACAACGCATGGCCGTCGTTGCGGTGCGCGCTGATCGGCGACTGGCTGCTGCGGTTCGGCGACGGCGTGTCGCGCCGGATCAATTCAGCCAATCCGCTGCATCCGGGCATCACCACGATCGCGCCGCAGCTCGATGCGTTCGATCGGCTCTATCGCGCGCAAGCGCTGCCGCTGATCGTGCGGCTGGTCTCGCTGCTGCCGCCGCAGGTGGAGCGCGAACTCGATACTCGCGGCTTCACGGCCGAGGGTGAAGCCTGCACGCTGTATCGCAACCTGACACGCGAGAGGTTGGCCGACGCAACACCGGACGTGACTGTCGCTCCACGCGCCGATGCCGAGTGGCTCGCGGCCATCGCGCGGCTGCAGGCGCAGTCGCCGTCGCATGCGTCGGTCTACGCCCGTGTGGTCGATGCGATCCCACTACCGACCGGTTTCTTCGCGCTCCGCCAGGACGGTCGCATCGTCGCCACAGCCTGCGGTGTGCTGCACGGCGATCTGGTGGTGATCGAGTCGGTGGTGGTCGACGAAGCGCTGCGCGGCCACGGCCTTGGCAGGCACCTGATGACCGCGCTGCTCGCCTGGGCGTCTGCACAAGGCGCCACCGGCGCCTGCCTGCAGGTCGTGGTCGACAACTCCGCTGGCCGTGCGCTGTACGCCGGCCTCGGGTTCGACCAGGAGCTCTACCGCTACCACTTTCGCCGCGCACCAACGAAGTAA